One Camelus ferus isolate YT-003-E chromosome 27, BCGSAC_Cfer_1.0, whole genome shotgun sequence DNA window includes the following coding sequences:
- the TBC1D21 gene encoding LOW QUALITY PROTEIN: TBC1 domain family member 21 (The sequence of the model RefSeq protein was modified relative to this genomic sequence to represent the inferred CDS: deleted 1 base in 1 codon) produces MTTLSPENSLSARQSASFILVKRKPPIDKTEWDGFFDENGHLAKSRDFICVNILERGLHPVVRTEAWKFLTGYYSWQSSQDERLTVDSTRRKNYEALCQMYEKIQPLLENLHRNFTETRNNITHDIQKLYDKDPLGNVLIDKKRLEKILLLSYVCNTQAEYQQGFHEMVMLFQLMVEHDHETFWLFQFFLQKTEHSCVINIGVGKNLDMLNNLISFLDPVFAEHLKGKGAGAVQSLFPWFCLCFQRAFKSFDDIWRLWEVLLTGKPCRNFQVLVAYSMLQMVREQVLQESMTGDDILLACNSLIDLDADELISAACIVYAELIQKDVPQPLKDFLL; encoded by the exons ATGACCACCCTCTCTCCTGAAAATAGCCTTTCTGCCAGGCAGTCGGCCTCCTTCATCCTG GTGAAGAGAAAACCACCCATTGACAAGACAGAATGGGATGGCTTCTTTGATGAGAATGGTCACTTGGCCAAGTCACGAGACTTCATTTGTGTTAACATCCTGGAAAGG ggtctGCACCCCGTGGTGAGGACAGAAGCGTGGAAGTTCCTCACCGGCTACTACTCATGGCAGAGTTCCCAGGATGAGCGGCTCACGGTGGACAGCACAAGGAG GAAGAACTACGAGGCCTTATGCCAGATGTACGAGAAGATCCAGCCCCTTCTGGAAAACCTGCACCGGAACTTCACAGAGACTCGGAATAACATCA CACATGACATCCAGAAACTCTATGACAAAGACCCCCTGGGCAACGTCCTTATCGATAAGAAGAGGCTGGAGAAGATCCTGCTCCTGAGTTACGTCTGCAACACCCAGGCAG AGTACCAGCAGGGCTTCCATGAGATGGTGATGCTTTTCCAGCTGATGGTAGAACATGACCATGAGACCTTCTGGCTTTTCCAGTTCTTCCTACAGAAAACG GAGCACAGCTGTGTCATCAACATCGGGGTGGGCAAGAACCTCGACATGCTCAACAACCTGATCAGCTTCCTGGACCCCGTGTTCGCCGAGCACTTAA AAGGGAAGGGTGCTGGGGCCGTGCAGTCCCTCTTCCCCTGGTTCTGTCTCTGCTTTCAACGTGCCTTCAAGTCCTTCGACGAcatctggaggctctgggag GTACTGCTGACA GGGAAGCCCTGCAGGAACTTCCAGGTGCTGGTGGCCTACAGCATGCTGCAGATGGTGCGGGAGCAGGTGCTGCAGGAGAGCATGACAGGCGACGACATCCTCCTG GCCTGCAACAGCCTCATCGACCTTGACGCCGACGAGCTGATCTCCGCTGCCTGCATAGTTTATGCTGAGCTCATCCAAAAGGAT GTTCCTCAGCCGTTAAAGGATTTCCTTCTCTGA